One part of the Arachidicoccus terrestris genome encodes these proteins:
- a CDS encoding efflux RND transporter periplasmic adaptor subunit, whose protein sequence is MLYTKIIIAILAIGMVACQNNRGVDKNSKTTGGKDTAIQKKEVAFYTCPMHQDVRSEKPGKCPICDMKLVPVEKAEAPQRADDTITGQKETTFYTCPMHHDVRSEKPGKCPICEMKLVPMEKKESQGKVMDSMTTQLMLPPREQQLAGIRIDTAKQASLKGQRVLTGTTIFDPEQHRVVSAWVGGWIEQMYVRNPGEKVAVGQKLYELYSPDLLSAEKDYRLALEQKDLFKEASVDFTSTLVAMRQKLRRWGLTARQIDRLRQMEPSGKITVYSKVSGYLTQKVKQQGDHLKEGDAVLELTGNKTLWVQAELYDNELPLLASQPEIKVALEGFPGQLLSGSIVFNNPVNQKNTRIHLLNIAIDNPGGQVQPGMLAYVYLQTSPGQPGVLVPRSSVIYGEKNRYIWVAQPGNKFERRKVALGSDNATEVAVLHGVQPGEKVVTGGTYLLNSEYILRYGAGANMMGMQMSDMKMKGKSK, encoded by the coding sequence ATAATCGCGGTGTTGATAAGAACAGTAAAACGACTGGAGGTAAAGATACTGCCATACAAAAAAAAGAAGTTGCATTTTACACCTGTCCGATGCACCAGGATGTCCGGTCGGAGAAGCCTGGTAAATGTCCTATCTGTGATATGAAGTTAGTGCCTGTCGAAAAAGCAGAAGCACCGCAAAGGGCAGATGACACAATAACCGGACAAAAGGAAACAACCTTTTATACCTGTCCCATGCATCACGATGTCCGGTCGGAGAAACCTGGTAAATGTCCCATCTGCGAGATGAAACTGGTACCTATGGAAAAAAAGGAGAGCCAGGGAAAAGTCATGGACTCCATGACCACACAATTGATGCTTCCGCCCAGAGAGCAGCAGTTGGCCGGTATCCGGATCGATACTGCAAAACAGGCATCTCTGAAAGGACAGCGGGTCCTTACCGGGACCACTATTTTTGATCCTGAGCAGCACCGGGTGGTGAGTGCCTGGGTGGGTGGTTGGATTGAACAGATGTACGTGCGAAACCCCGGCGAAAAAGTGGCAGTAGGACAAAAACTCTATGAGCTATATAGTCCGGATCTGCTGTCAGCGGAAAAGGATTACCGGTTAGCGCTTGAGCAAAAGGATCTTTTTAAGGAGGCCTCCGTTGATTTTACCTCCACGCTGGTGGCGATGAGGCAAAAACTCCGGCGCTGGGGATTAACCGCTCGGCAAATCGATCGTTTAAGGCAAATGGAACCCAGCGGCAAAATAACTGTTTACAGTAAGGTCTCTGGCTATCTGACGCAAAAAGTAAAACAGCAGGGCGATCACCTGAAAGAAGGTGACGCTGTCCTTGAGCTCACCGGAAATAAGACCCTTTGGGTACAAGCAGAGTTGTATGACAACGAATTGCCCCTACTGGCCTCGCAGCCGGAGATCAAGGTAGCATTGGAGGGCTTCCCCGGTCAACTACTATCCGGTTCCATCGTCTTTAATAATCCGGTCAATCAAAAAAATACCCGGATACATCTGTTAAATATTGCTATCGATAACCCTGGGGGGCAGGTACAGCCAGGAATGCTGGCCTATGTATATCTACAGACATCCCCAGGACAGCCCGGCGTGCTTGTGCCGAGGTCTTCCGTTATATACGGAGAAAAGAATAGATATATATGGGTTGCTCAGCCGGGCAATAAGTTTGAGCGCAGAAAGGTAGCGTTGGGCAGTGACAATGCTACTGAAGTGGCGGTGCTGCATGGTGTGCAGCCAGGCGAAAAAGTGGTCACCGGGGGCACCTATTTACTCAACAGCGAATATATTTTACGATATGGCGCCGGCGCCAACATGATGGGCATGCAGATGTCCGACATGAAAATGAAAGGCAAAAGTAAATAA
- a CDS encoding transporter substrate-binding domain-containing protein: MRVGIAGSPPFIMSGAQSQSGIAYEVWTAIADAENWDFTTQRFNTVSDALSALKDGQLDLVVGPVSITSERVETMDFSQPYYFSGLSIMSRKDEPTLFERIQPFFSMKLLVAVVVFLFILAIVGTLIWLAERKKSPEQFPPDITHGIANGMWLAIVTMSTTGYGDRAPITLWGRIIAGCWMVISIIFATSMVAGIASTLTLTGMGSNTITEARQLTGKTVATPSFQVSKSFLDEFKAKAVKTQSLTEAYQLLQQKKVAAIVFDRPQLLYFQKEHPSDNIIVSRSVYDPTGYGFAFPLKSPLIKKVNIRMLQLNELGSVKHIIKAWIDAEN, encoded by the coding sequence TTGCGCGTCGGAATTGCAGGAAGCCCTCCTTTTATCATGTCCGGGGCACAAAGCCAATCCGGAATTGCTTATGAAGTATGGACCGCTATTGCAGATGCTGAAAATTGGGACTTTACTACCCAACGATTCAATACTGTATCAGATGCCCTTTCCGCTTTAAAGGACGGCCAGCTGGACCTGGTAGTGGGCCCGGTCAGTATTACCTCTGAGCGTGTTGAAACAATGGATTTTTCCCAGCCTTATTATTTTTCAGGATTAAGTATTATGTCTCGTAAAGATGAGCCCACCCTATTTGAGCGAATCCAGCCTTTTTTCAGCATGAAATTGTTGGTAGCGGTCGTGGTTTTCCTCTTTATCCTGGCAATTGTAGGCACGTTAATCTGGCTCGCAGAAAGAAAAAAGTCTCCTGAACAATTTCCTCCGGATATAACACACGGGATTGCTAACGGGATGTGGCTGGCGATTGTCACGATGTCCACAACCGGTTATGGAGACAGAGCGCCAATCACGTTATGGGGAAGGATTATTGCAGGTTGCTGGATGGTCATCTCCATCATCTTCGCCACTTCCATGGTAGCCGGAATTGCCAGTACGCTAACACTGACAGGGATGGGCAGCAATACCATCACCGAAGCCCGGCAACTTACGGGAAAAACAGTAGCCACTCCTTCTTTTCAGGTATCCAAATCTTTTTTAGATGAATTTAAGGCAAAGGCGGTTAAGACCCAATCATTAACAGAAGCTTACCAGCTCCTGCAACAGAAAAAAGTGGCCGCCATTGTTTTTGACCGCCCCCAACTGCTATATTTTCAAAAAGAACATCCGAGCGATAATATTATCGTCAGCCGTTCGGTTTACGACCCTACCGGTTACGGGTTTGCATTTCCCTTGAAAAGCCCTTTGATAAAGAAGGTCAATATCCGTATGTTACAATTAAATGAGCTAGGTAGTGTGAAGCATATAATAAAAGCCTGGATTGATGCAGAGAACTAA
- a CDS encoding MFS transporter produces MTKNSLLLALTSLFSDISTEMLYPVLPIFLTQTLKTGGGIVGIIEGMAITTQNLVQGFSGWLSDKWQKHKKIAICGYLLAAISKPLTGLATGWPTVGGARFMDRLGSGIRSAPRDALIASSTDEKNRGKAFGLEGAGDNLGAFIGPLVAVFVIFILGFSLRSVFFLSVIPGTIAVLMILFVKEKKVPISSKTKLDFKFRQFTLNYKKYLVVTALFSLGNSSNAFLILQSRDLGISFRDTIIIYAVFNLIAALISYPAGHISDKIGRKNMLLLSLLTYIMTYVGFALTKNLWAIGSLFCLYGLYQGIFRSVGKALAADFVPQHLKASGIGWYAATIGLSGLIASNVAGQLWDRVSHEAVFLYGALFACMGFFAFIFFVQSDRK; encoded by the coding sequence TTGACGAAAAATTCCCTCCTATTGGCACTCACCAGTTTGTTTTCAGATATTTCTACAGAAATGCTGTACCCCGTGCTTCCAATTTTTCTGACACAAACGCTGAAAACCGGAGGTGGGATCGTCGGAATTATTGAAGGGATGGCCATCACGACACAGAACCTGGTGCAGGGGTTTTCCGGCTGGCTGTCCGACAAATGGCAAAAGCATAAGAAGATTGCTATTTGTGGCTATTTGCTGGCAGCTATTTCCAAACCTCTTACCGGACTGGCGACCGGCTGGCCAACGGTAGGGGGTGCCAGATTTATGGACAGGCTTGGCTCAGGTATCCGGTCTGCTCCCCGTGACGCGCTTATTGCATCATCCACAGATGAAAAAAATAGAGGGAAAGCCTTTGGTTTAGAAGGAGCAGGCGACAATCTTGGCGCCTTTATCGGCCCATTGGTGGCTGTATTTGTCATTTTTATATTGGGGTTTTCTTTGCGAAGTGTTTTCTTCCTTTCAGTTATTCCGGGCACCATCGCCGTATTGATGATCCTGTTCGTTAAAGAAAAAAAAGTTCCGATATCTTCCAAAACGAAGCTAGATTTTAAGTTCAGACAATTTACACTCAACTACAAAAAGTACCTGGTCGTAACAGCATTGTTTAGTCTTGGCAATTCAAGTAATGCCTTTCTTATCCTGCAAAGCAGAGACTTAGGAATATCCTTTAGGGACACGATTATTATCTACGCCGTCTTTAACCTGATTGCCGCCCTGATATCCTATCCGGCGGGGCATATTTCAGATAAGATAGGAAGAAAAAATATGTTGTTATTGTCATTGCTTACTTACATTATGACCTATGTAGGATTCGCTTTAACCAAAAATTTGTGGGCTATTGGCTCTCTGTTTTGCTTATATGGCCTGTATCAGGGTATTTTTCGTTCCGTAGGAAAAGCCCTGGCTGCTGATTTTGTGCCACAGCATTTAAAGGCAAGCGGTATAGGCTGGTATGCGGCTACAATAGGGTTAAGTGGTTTGATTGCCAGTAACGTTGCCGGGCAACTGTGGGACAGGGTTAGCCATGAAGCGGTATTTTTATATGGTGCATTGTTCGCATGTATGGGCTTCTTTGCGTTTATTTTCTTTGTTCAGAGCGACAGAAAATGA
- the nhaA gene encoding Na+/H+ antiporter NhaA produces MTRSPIDQLLRPVNKFIHQEYTSGVVLFASVVVALVWANSSWQDTYHHLWETKFAIGIEELRFIQPLHIWINDGLMALFFFVIGLELKREFIAGELSTLRKASLPMVGALGGMLVPALLFIAFNQGLPSSHGWGIPMATDIAFALGLLSIAGKHIPRSVKTFLSALAVADDLGAVLVIAVFYTQQIALLPLGIGVLLLAVLWIGNRLGVRDTFFYLVIGVIIWYFFLLSGVHATIAGVLVAFMIPARTKINEQEYVQNVRKYATDFEQAHRQDGTLTTWEQHRTISNIKQLCLDAETPLQKIENGLHPWVAFVIMPLFALANAGMHIGRDFFSSLANPVSLGVSLGLVVGKFLGVLVFTWLMVQFGWAALPQHAKWKHIVGVALLAGVGFTMSLFITGLAFTDIKMIDEAKYGILLASLVSGLLGVFFLKNVSPVTDSDI; encoded by the coding sequence ATGACAAGATCCCCTATAGACCAACTGTTGAGGCCTGTAAATAAATTCATTCACCAGGAATATACGAGTGGCGTTGTGCTGTTTGCAAGTGTAGTGGTGGCGCTAGTCTGGGCAAATTCTTCCTGGCAGGATACCTATCATCATCTCTGGGAAACGAAGTTTGCTATCGGGATTGAGGAGCTAAGGTTTATACAGCCCCTGCATATCTGGATCAATGACGGCTTAATGGCATTATTTTTCTTTGTTATCGGTCTGGAACTTAAACGGGAGTTTATTGCTGGGGAGCTTTCCACTCTCCGGAAAGCCTCCTTGCCGATGGTCGGTGCTTTAGGCGGCATGCTGGTGCCTGCATTGCTATTTATAGCCTTTAACCAGGGGTTACCTTCTTCGCATGGATGGGGCATCCCCATGGCCACAGATATTGCCTTTGCACTGGGACTTCTATCTATTGCAGGCAAGCACATTCCCAGATCGGTTAAAACTTTTCTTTCTGCACTGGCAGTAGCGGATGATCTCGGAGCTGTATTGGTTATTGCAGTCTTCTATACACAGCAAATTGCGCTTTTACCTTTGGGCATTGGTGTATTACTGCTTGCCGTACTTTGGATTGGCAATCGCTTGGGAGTTAGAGATACTTTTTTTTATCTGGTGATAGGCGTTATTATCTGGTATTTCTTTTTGCTTTCGGGTGTACATGCTACGATTGCCGGGGTCTTGGTCGCTTTTATGATCCCTGCCAGGACAAAAATAAACGAACAGGAATATGTGCAAAATGTGAGAAAATATGCTACGGATTTTGAACAGGCGCACAGGCAAGACGGTACGCTGACCACCTGGGAGCAACACAGAACGATCAGCAATATAAAACAACTTTGTCTGGATGCAGAAACGCCATTACAGAAAATTGAAAACGGGTTACACCCATGGGTCGCCTTTGTAATCATGCCATTATTCGCACTGGCGAATGCAGGCATGCATATCGGCCGTGACTTTTTCAGCTCTTTAGCGAATCCGGTAAGCCTGGGTGTTTCACTGGGGCTGGTTGTAGGAAAATTCCTTGGTGTACTTGTTTTTACCTGGTTAATGGTGCAGTTTGGATGGGCAGCCTTGCCCCAGCACGCCAAATGGAAGCATATTGTCGGAGTCGCCTTACTGGCCGGTGTCGGATTTACGATGTCATTATTCATTACCGGCCTGGCGTTTACCGATATCAAGATGATTGATGAGGCAAAGTATGGTATATTGTTAGCCTCTCTTGTTTCCGGGCTGCTGGGCGTATTTTTTTTAAAAAACGTGTCACCTGTAACTGACTCAGATATTTAA
- a CDS encoding heavy metal translocating P-type ATPase, whose product MIHTYSIEGMSCEGCRTAVKRALKGVPGVKEVAVDLKKKQAAIEMEKHVPLEKLQDALKDSQYKILPADMAHHHPAGLNEDKGNSENKDSSVYYCPMHCEGDKTYPQSGSCPVCGMDLIKQPTLQAVRYICSMHPEIIRDEPGSYPICGMDLVPMNRASDGNEDQTYKMLLRKFKIAVFFTVPVFIIAMSEMLPANPLFKIMDLKYWNWIELALSLPVVFYAAWIFFERAWRSIVSWHLNMFTLIGIGAGIAWVFSVVSVFFPGIFPDEFKTRQGTVYVYFEASTVILTLVLLGQLMEARAHGKTNSAIRALLKLAPNTATKIMEGKEVQVAIDDIHEGDLLRVKPGEKVPVDGRIKEGDSPIDESMITGEPMPVDKKIGDGVKAGTINGNKTFVMTAEKVGAETLLSQIIDMVNRASRSKAPVQKLADKISGYFVPIVVVIAFITFVIWSIWGPAPAHVFALVNAVSVQIVACPCALGLATPMSVMVGVGKGAGAGILIKNAEALEKLREMDMVVIDKTGTLTEGKPSVEKVVNVSTTLSDNDVLQKIVSVNSGSEHPLAQAALRFGKEKKITPKTVSGFEAIGGKGVIAVLDQKKVALGNIKLMEQQTVNISATIAEQVKKEQLLGKTVSYLSSGSELLGYVVISDKIKPGAKEAVGKLQEEGLEVWMLTGDNEHTAKAVSEILGLNGYKAGLLPQDKLARIQKFQLAGKKVSMAGDGINDAPALSQADIGIAMGTGTDVAMESAAITLIKGDLSGMARARKLSAQTVKNIRQNLWFALGYNVVGIPIAAGILYPVFGWLLSPMIAALAMSFSSVSVILNSLRLRKLAI is encoded by the coding sequence ATGATCCATACCTATTCCATAGAAGGCATGAGTTGCGAGGGGTGTCGCACTGCCGTTAAAAGGGCTTTAAAAGGGGTGCCAGGAGTAAAGGAAGTAGCTGTTGACCTCAAAAAAAAGCAGGCAGCCATCGAAATGGAAAAGCATGTTCCGCTGGAAAAGTTGCAGGACGCTTTGAAGGATTCTCAATATAAAATACTGCCCGCTGACATGGCGCATCACCATCCGGCCGGCTTAAATGAAGATAAAGGAAATTCAGAAAATAAAGATAGCAGCGTGTATTATTGTCCCATGCATTGTGAAGGAGATAAGACCTATCCTCAATCTGGAAGCTGCCCTGTTTGTGGTATGGATTTGATAAAGCAACCTACTCTACAAGCAGTCCGATATATTTGCTCGATGCATCCGGAAATTATCCGGGATGAGCCGGGAAGCTACCCCATTTGCGGCATGGATCTGGTGCCAATGAACAGAGCCAGCGATGGTAATGAAGATCAGACCTATAAAATGCTGTTGCGAAAATTTAAAATTGCCGTTTTTTTTACAGTGCCTGTTTTTATCATTGCCATGTCGGAAATGCTCCCTGCCAACCCGCTGTTTAAAATAATGGATCTTAAATATTGGAACTGGATCGAGCTTGCTTTATCTCTTCCCGTTGTTTTCTATGCTGCCTGGATTTTCTTTGAAAGGGCCTGGCGATCTATTGTCAGCTGGCATTTAAACATGTTTACGCTGATCGGCATCGGCGCAGGTATAGCCTGGGTCTTTAGTGTTGTTTCTGTATTTTTTCCAGGCATCTTTCCTGATGAATTCAAAACCCGGCAAGGTACTGTCTACGTATATTTTGAGGCGAGTACTGTTATACTTACACTGGTGCTACTGGGCCAGTTAATGGAGGCTCGCGCCCATGGAAAAACAAATTCAGCTATTCGGGCGCTGTTAAAATTAGCGCCCAATACCGCTACTAAAATTATGGAGGGTAAAGAAGTGCAGGTCGCTATTGATGATATTCATGAAGGTGATCTGCTACGGGTAAAGCCCGGAGAGAAAGTACCGGTAGACGGAAGGATTAAAGAAGGCGATTCGCCGATCGATGAATCAATGATTACCGGTGAGCCGATGCCGGTCGATAAAAAAATAGGAGACGGTGTAAAGGCCGGGACGATCAATGGCAATAAGACCTTTGTGATGACTGCCGAAAAAGTGGGTGCAGAGACACTGCTTTCACAGATTATAGATATGGTCAATAGAGCCAGCCGTTCCAAAGCCCCGGTGCAAAAACTGGCCGATAAGATTTCCGGTTATTTTGTGCCGATTGTGGTGGTGATTGCCTTTATCACTTTTGTTATTTGGTCAATATGGGGGCCGGCGCCCGCCCATGTATTTGCGCTGGTCAATGCAGTTTCGGTGCAGATCGTGGCTTGTCCCTGCGCCCTGGGACTGGCCACACCGATGTCTGTAATGGTCGGGGTAGGTAAAGGCGCAGGGGCAGGCATACTGATAAAAAATGCAGAGGCCCTGGAAAAGCTAAGAGAAATGGACATGGTGGTGATTGATAAAACCGGAACATTAACGGAAGGCAAGCCTTCTGTAGAAAAAGTGGTGAATGTCAGCACCACACTAAGTGATAATGATGTTTTACAAAAGATCGTTTCGGTGAACAGCGGCAGTGAGCATCCTTTGGCACAAGCAGCGCTTCGGTTTGGCAAGGAAAAAAAGATCACCCCAAAAACTGTTTCGGGTTTTGAAGCCATCGGAGGGAAAGGGGTTATCGCTGTTCTGGACCAGAAAAAAGTCGCTTTAGGAAATATAAAACTGATGGAACAGCAAACCGTAAATATTTCTGCAACAATAGCAGAACAAGTAAAGAAAGAACAGCTATTGGGTAAAACCGTGTCCTATCTTTCATCCGGATCGGAACTCTTGGGTTACGTGGTGATTTCGGATAAGATAAAACCTGGTGCCAAGGAAGCTGTCGGAAAACTACAGGAGGAGGGCTTGGAAGTCTGGATGCTGACAGGGGATAACGAGCATACCGCAAAGGCTGTGAGCGAAATTTTGGGGTTGAACGGCTATAAAGCTGGTCTGCTGCCTCAGGATAAATTGGCCAGGATTCAGAAGTTTCAACTCGCCGGAAAAAAGGTGTCAATGGCCGGTGACGGCATCAATGATGCGCCTGCGCTCTCCCAGGCCGATATCGGTATTGCTATGGGTACGGGTACAGATGTGGCTATGGAAAGCGCGGCAATTACACTGATAAAAGGCGATTTAAGCGGCATGGCCAGAGCCAGAAAGCTAAGTGCCCAAACCGTGAAAAACATACGGCAAAACTTATGGTTCGCCTTGGGATATAACGTGGTGGGCATTCCAATTGCGGCGGGTATCTTATATCCGGTATTCGGTTGGTTGCTTTCACCGATGATTGCCGCGCTGGCCATGAGTTTTAGCTCGGTATCTGTTATTTTAAATTCACTCAGACTGAGAAAGCTGGCGATATAA
- a CDS encoding SRPBCC domain-containing protein: protein MPKEKVWEALTNPAIVKKYFYGTNLVTDWKIGSPILFRGEWEGTAYEDKGNVLEFIPFKKLAYNYWSTMSGLPDKPELYQILTYELKDEDNGTSVVITQQNLDSEKRMQHAEQTWMPVLQGLKKVVEGA, encoded by the coding sequence TTGCCAAAAGAAAAAGTTTGGGAAGCGCTCACCAACCCTGCAATTGTGAAGAAGTATTTTTACGGAACGAATCTTGTTACGGACTGGAAAATTGGTTCACCCATCCTATTTCGGGGAGAGTGGGAGGGGACTGCTTATGAAGATAAAGGGAATGTTTTGGAATTCATCCCGTTTAAAAAACTTGCGTATAATTATTGGAGCACCATGAGTGGACTCCCTGACAAGCCAGAATTATATCAGATTCTGACATATGAACTTAAAGACGAAGATAACGGTACATCTGTTGTGATCACACAACAAAATCTTGATAGCGAAAAACGGATGCAGCATGCGGAACAAACCTGGATGCCCGTTTTGCAGGGGTTAAAGAAGGTGGTTGAGGGAGCCTGA
- a CDS encoding MFS transporter yields MYKPSNEPLEKLNIFSLKGIQMKTFHITWCMFFICFFGWFGLAPLMPFIRDDLHLTKPQIGNLVIISVSTTIIARLIIGKLCDNWGPRKTAIRLLLAGSLPVMSVGLAHNYTTLLLFRGAIGIIGASFVITQYHTTMMFAPKIKGTANAFTGGWGNLGGGVTNMVMPLIFAAIVSFGYTKPEAWRYAMIFPGVLMWLTAWLYAKFTKDTPAGNFGEIDYQKKTRKKTDWRLLRDWRIWALTLGYATCFGVEITFDNVAALHFVDNFHLSLKTAGICAGIFGGMNLFARALGGYISDKTGEKYGMRGKGLFLAFMLLLEGIGLLLFAASGTLLMAMICMLVFALFLKMANGATYGIVPFINKDNVGLVSGIVGAGGNFGGMLFGFLFKSENITYIQAFNCIGVSIICVSVVILISKFTKPRHKRAQANKITPVLALEKD; encoded by the coding sequence ATGTATAAACCTTCGAATGAGCCTTTAGAAAAATTAAATATATTTAGCTTAAAGGGGATCCAGATGAAGACCTTTCATATTACCTGGTGTATGTTCTTTATCTGTTTTTTTGGATGGTTCGGTTTAGCACCCTTAATGCCCTTCATCCGGGACGATTTACATTTAACGAAACCCCAGATCGGAAACCTGGTGATTATTTCTGTTTCTACAACCATTATCGCGAGATTGATTATCGGGAAGCTTTGTGATAACTGGGGGCCTAGAAAAACAGCGATACGACTGCTTTTGGCAGGCTCTTTACCTGTCATGTCAGTAGGTCTGGCCCATAACTATACAACCTTGCTTTTATTCAGGGGGGCAATTGGCATTATCGGCGCCTCTTTTGTGATCACACAATACCATACTACAATGATGTTTGCACCTAAAATCAAGGGAACTGCCAATGCTTTTACCGGGGGCTGGGGCAATCTCGGAGGAGGGGTCACAAATATGGTGATGCCTTTAATCTTTGCTGCCATCGTTAGCTTTGGGTATACCAAACCGGAAGCCTGGCGCTATGCCATGATTTTTCCCGGCGTACTCATGTGGCTGACGGCCTGGTTGTATGCTAAGTTTACCAAAGATACGCCAGCGGGCAATTTCGGGGAGATTGACTACCAAAAGAAGACAAGGAAGAAGACAGACTGGCGTCTATTAAGGGATTGGCGTATCTGGGCACTGACCCTGGGATATGCGACCTGCTTTGGTGTGGAAATCACTTTTGATAATGTAGCTGCCCTTCACTTTGTAGACAATTTTCACCTATCGCTTAAAACGGCAGGAATATGTGCAGGTATTTTTGGGGGCATGAATTTGTTTGCACGCGCATTGGGAGGATATATATCAGATAAAACAGGAGAAAAATATGGGATGCGCGGCAAAGGCCTGTTCTTAGCCTTCATGCTATTATTGGAAGGCATCGGCTTACTTTTATTTGCAGCTTCCGGCACCTTGTTAATGGCTATGATTTGTATGCTGGTTTTTGCCTTATTTTTAAAAATGGCCAACGGCGCGACCTATGGAATCGTTCCTTTTATTAATAAAGATAATGTAGGTCTTGTCAGTGGAATTGTCGGAGCAGGTGGTAATTTTGGAGGGATGTTATTCGGCTTTCTTTTTAAAAGCGAAAACATTACCTACATACAAGCCTTCAATTGTATAGGCGTGTCCATTATTTGTGTCTCTGTGGTTATTTTGATTTCAAAATTCACCAAACCCCGCCATAAACGGGCTCAGGCAAATAAGATCACTCCAGTATTAGCTTTGGAAAAAGATTAG